CGAATTATACAGTACATTTAGCAAATGTCAACTAAAATTATCGAAAATTCTAACTAACTGTGTTATACTGTCTGCTTCGTTTTCTTCACCGCGTCAGCAGCGAAGAACCGAACTATACGCCTACCAACAAAACCAGTCAACACCTTTCGCAAAATTATTTCTAGAAATTTAACCACCACCCTGTTTTAACAGGGTTTTTATTTCTAAAAAAATACAATCAAACTTCCTACACTCCCCATACATACAAAAAAATACAAAACAAAGGCCGTCTGAAATGCTCTTTCTGACGGCCTTTTGAATTTGACCTATACTTTAATTTATATTGTTGACGCTTGTTTTTTGGTATGATGTTTCCTTGAGTTTATTTCAGCTTCGAGTTTGCTATGTCTGTCTATACCAGTGTTTCCGACGCTCAAATGCGCGATTTCTTGCTGCAATATGATTTGGGAGATTTCGTCTCTTTGCAGGGGATTGCCCAAGGGATTACTAACAGTAATTATTTTCTGACTACCTCAACCGGTCGTTATGTGTTGACTGTTTTTGAGGTTTTAAAATCAGAGGAACTACCTTTCTTTTTAGAGCTAAACCAACACTTGAGCCAAAATGGCGTTGCCTGCGCCGCTCCGATTGCTCGTAAAGATGGTGGACTGCATTCTATTTTAGCCGGAAAACCTGCTTGCTTGGTAACTTGTTTGAATGGCTCCGATACCGGCTGGCCGACTGAGGCACAATGTTTCCACACTGGTGCGATGTTGGCCAAAATGCATTTAGCCGGCCAAGATTTTCCTTTAAAAATGAAAAATCCCCGTTATGATGGCTGGTGGCATGATGCCTGCACCCAGTTACTCCCGGTTTTAGATAGCGAAGATGCCAAACTGCTTCAAGCTGAAATTGCTGCTTTAGATGAAAATCTTGGAGAACATTTGCCTTCTGGTATTATCCATGCCGATTTATTTAAAGACAATGTACTGCTTAATGGAGATGAAGTTTCCGGCTTTATCGATTTTTATTATGCGTGCAATGGTAATTTCATGTACGACTTGGCCATTGCAGTTAACGACTGGGCGCGGACAGCCGATAATAAATTAGACCCTGCTCTTTATGATGCTTTTATCCATGGCTATGAAAGCGTGCGTCCTTTATCTGATGAAGAACGTGCATATTTCCCTACTGCACAAAGAGCCGGATGTATCCGTTTCTGGGTATCTCGCCTGCTCGATTTCCATTTCCCTCAATCAGGAGAAATGACGTTTATTAAAGATCCAAATGCATTTAGGGATCTGCTATTGAGTCTTAAATAATATATAGATAAAAGGCCGTCTGAAATTCAGACGGCCTTTTATTTAATGTCCTCCCCCACTAGAGCCGTTAAATGGCGGCCTTGCCAGCCAAATAATGGGGATCATGCTGATGAATATGATACTGCCTGCCAAGAAAATTTCATTTGAGCCAATAATAAAGCCTTGTTGGGAAATGGTGCTATTTATCGCCACCAAAGCCTGCTCCTTGCTTAAACCATTGGCCATCATGCCTTGAATAGATTGGTTGCTGATTGAGGACAATGAATTAATATGTTCGGTCAGCTGAGTATGATGCAAAGCTTCACGCCGTTCCCACATGGTGCTGAC
The window above is part of the Neisseria subflava genome. Proteins encoded here:
- the thrB gene encoding homoserine kinase, whose amino-acid sequence is MSVYTSVSDAQMRDFLLQYDLGDFVSLQGIAQGITNSNYFLTTSTGRYVLTVFEVLKSEELPFFLELNQHLSQNGVACAAPIARKDGGLHSILAGKPACLVTCLNGSDTGWPTEAQCFHTGAMLAKMHLAGQDFPLKMKNPRYDGWWHDACTQLLPVLDSEDAKLLQAEIAALDENLGEHLPSGIIHADLFKDNVLLNGDEVSGFIDFYYACNGNFMYDLAIAVNDWARTADNKLDPALYDAFIHGYESVRPLSDEERAYFPTAQRAGCIRFWVSRLLDFHFPQSGEMTFIKDPNAFRDLLLSLK